One Echinicola strongylocentroti DNA window includes the following coding sequences:
- a CDS encoding RagB/SusD family nutrient uptake outer membrane protein — protein sequence MKRQDIIKPFMGIALIGLLLVGCKEDFLDIVPTDRISDASILSDSTLFEAYVINRYLGVRLTNKEGDGNLPGFGRGFEYALWSSLTDESIYNNDDNTWIIQQGQLSPENTGIAGTFWGRSYRSIRECNYALANIGELPMSQAGKDRLIAELKFIRAFRYHDLIRNYGDVVLMGDDVPELGEDFTDPKFFEKTDKEAAIAYVVDELDEAAGILPLTNNGSWQEGRATQGAALALKARLLLYAASPLFTDGENDQQLWQEAASAAQDVMDLQQYSLYQGGYGELFLTPQSNVEIIFARYYNINSRHTALEIANGPNSYDGWGGNVPLQNLVDDYEMMDGTSFDWENEAHASAPYENRDPRFYETILYNGATYRGSEVETFLPGGKDSQDGPSNWNTSKSGYYLKKFINEELPIRNPWDVAGTQNWIYFRYAEILLNYAEAQNEAVGPDASVYEAVNAIRDRAGVEMPPLPAGLTQDEMRERIRQERRIELAFEEHRYYDVRRWMIADEVENTTAYGINITKDEDGSLTYERKVALEGKQFFDQHYWLPIPRAEILASDNQLGQNPGYN from the coding sequence ATGAAAAGACAAGATATTATCAAACCATTTATGGGAATTGCACTGATCGGGTTACTACTGGTCGGCTGCAAGGAAGACTTCTTGGACATTGTCCCAACAGACAGGATTTCAGATGCCTCCATACTTTCTGATTCTACTTTATTTGAAGCATATGTGATCAATAGGTACCTTGGGGTTCGCCTCACCAATAAAGAAGGGGACGGTAATCTCCCCGGATTTGGACGAGGTTTCGAATACGCTCTGTGGAGTTCTTTGACAGATGAATCCATTTATAATAACGATGACAATACCTGGATAATCCAACAAGGGCAATTGTCTCCAGAAAATACCGGCATCGCAGGGACCTTTTGGGGGCGATCATACAGAAGCATCAGGGAATGTAATTATGCATTGGCCAATATCGGTGAGCTGCCCATGAGTCAGGCTGGCAAGGACAGGCTAATCGCTGAACTTAAGTTTATCCGGGCCTTTCGTTATCATGATTTGATTCGGAACTACGGGGACGTGGTGCTCATGGGAGACGATGTACCTGAACTGGGCGAAGACTTTACAGACCCTAAGTTTTTTGAAAAAACCGATAAGGAAGCCGCGATTGCCTATGTAGTCGATGAGTTGGATGAAGCCGCAGGCATCCTTCCCCTTACCAATAACGGCAGCTGGCAAGAAGGTCGTGCCACACAAGGGGCCGCTCTGGCTCTAAAGGCCAGGTTATTGTTGTATGCGGCAAGCCCGCTATTTACTGACGGAGAAAACGACCAACAGTTATGGCAGGAAGCCGCCAGTGCAGCCCAAGATGTAATGGACTTGCAGCAGTACAGCCTGTATCAAGGTGGGTACGGGGAATTGTTCTTGACTCCCCAGAGCAATGTGGAAATCATCTTTGCGCGCTATTATAATATCAATTCACGCCATACAGCATTGGAAATCGCCAATGGCCCCAATAGCTATGATGGTTGGGGAGGCAATGTGCCACTTCAGAATTTGGTAGATGACTATGAAATGATGGATGGGACATCGTTTGATTGGGAAAACGAAGCCCATGCCAGTGCCCCATATGAAAATAGGGATCCAAGGTTTTATGAAACCATTCTCTACAATGGAGCTACTTACCGTGGCAGTGAGGTCGAGACCTTTTTGCCGGGTGGAAAGGATAGCCAAGACGGTCCTTCCAACTGGAATACCAGTAAGAGTGGCTATTACCTCAAAAAGTTCATTAATGAAGAATTGCCCATTCGAAACCCTTGGGATGTAGCCGGTACTCAAAATTGGATATACTTTCGCTATGCAGAAATTTTGCTTAACTATGCAGAGGCCCAAAACGAAGCGGTGGGTCCAGATGCCAGTGTCTATGAAGCGGTTAATGCCATCAGAGACAGGGCTGGGGTGGAGATGCCGCCGTTGCCTGCTGGGTTGACGCAGGATGAAATGCGTGAACGTATCCGTCAAGAACGTAGGATAGAGTTGGCCTTTGAAGAGCACCGCTACTATGATGTGCGAAGGTGGATGATAGCGGATGAAGTAGAAAATACCACTGCCTATGGCATCAATATCACAAAGGATGAAGACGGAAGTTTGACTTACGAAAGAAAAGTGGCACTGGAAGGCAAACAGTTTTTTGACCAGCATTATTGGTTGCCGATTCCACGTGCAGAGATTTTGGCCTCCGACAATCAGCTGGGGCAAAACCCTGGTTATAATTAA
- a CDS encoding SusC/RagA family TonB-linked outer membrane protein — protein sequence MMCTMSMVYGQEQISGRVLDESGEGLPGASVLVVGTTNGTVTDLDGNFQLSVSTSADLTLKVSFIGYQSQEITPDGRSSIEVQLQADLQSLNEVVVVGYGEQKKATLTGSVSQVEGRDLQNSPQPNVSNSLAGRFSGIIASNRGGEPGHDGSSFTIRGLATTGNNDVLVVIDGVPGQIGGLERLNPNDIESVSVLKDASAAIYGSRAANGVILVTTKRGKEGKPVISYSFNQGFSSPTRMPDMADAETYGSIRNEIAYYNNPQGGMNQVYSEDQLNQFQNGTDPLNYPNTDWAKAALNNVALQSQHNLSIRGGSEKINYFLSLGKTGQDGLYKDGATRYDQYSFRSNVDAEITERLKVGLSLAGRKEARQFPTTGADGIFRSIYRAYPTVVAVYPNGLPSTGIENNNPVMMATEAGGVNENPKYVFNGILRASYDLPFLEGLSVDGFFSVDESSDRSRNFSTPYTLYNYDPATEGYNPVVVGGGADQQATLSESHYSQSMTVSNIKLNFKQYFDNHFIDAFVGYEQSENRTHTMGASRLHFPTIETPELSQGGAAAADYDNWGSSYNYTRKSFIGRFAYNFDEKYLAEIQMRVDGSSNFPEGERYGFFPSVSAGYRISEESWFRDNLSFFDDLKIRASYGQLGNDNVGQFQYYDNYTFNNRYVIGDEVVTGIDLIRLGNPNITWEVATKTDIGFNAVWLKKFTTEFIYFQQDRSKILTTRNASIPGTSGIVNPYDADPLVPSENIGEVKSHGFEATVGYEHTGDFTFGVSGNFTYAQNELVFKDEAPGVLDYQRETGRPLNTYLLYNAIGIFRTEEDLDNYPHVAGAQPGDLIYEDYNDDGQITADDMVRTEYGNIPRITFGLNLHAAWRNWDFAAVISGQGQVRQYVLPESGTVGNFYSSWADNRWSPNNPSGTYPRVSERASSAVSGGLYRNNFWLDNSAFGRLKNVQVGYNLPQEFLDRFSIGSLRIYANAFNLLTVTKVQDYDPEGSSESGQFYPQQKIINLGLNIQF from the coding sequence ATGATGTGTACCATGTCTATGGTTTATGGCCAAGAACAAATCAGTGGCCGCGTTTTAGATGAAAGCGGAGAAGGCCTTCCAGGTGCCTCTGTTCTCGTAGTAGGTACCACCAACGGTACCGTTACCGATTTGGACGGTAATTTCCAATTATCCGTATCTACATCCGCCGACCTTACACTTAAGGTGTCTTTTATTGGGTACCAATCCCAAGAAATCACACCAGACGGTAGGTCGAGTATTGAAGTACAGCTTCAAGCCGATCTACAATCCCTCAATGAAGTAGTAGTGGTAGGATATGGCGAGCAGAAAAAGGCCACCTTGACCGGGTCTGTTTCCCAAGTAGAAGGTAGGGACCTACAAAACAGTCCCCAGCCAAATGTATCCAACTCCCTGGCAGGGCGGTTTTCTGGGATCATAGCCAGTAACCGTGGCGGTGAGCCAGGTCATGATGGTTCCAGCTTTACCATTCGTGGACTGGCCACTACTGGAAACAATGATGTATTGGTCGTGATCGACGGTGTGCCGGGCCAGATAGGTGGCCTTGAGCGTCTCAACCCAAATGACATTGAAAGTGTTTCGGTATTGAAGGATGCTTCAGCAGCTATATATGGCTCTAGGGCTGCCAATGGGGTGATTTTGGTGACCACCAAAAGGGGAAAGGAAGGAAAACCCGTCATTTCTTATAGTTTTAACCAAGGATTTTCTTCCCCGACTAGAATGCCTGATATGGCAGATGCAGAGACGTATGGCTCTATTAGGAATGAAATTGCTTATTATAACAACCCTCAAGGAGGGATGAACCAGGTGTATTCGGAAGACCAGCTTAATCAGTTTCAGAATGGCACAGACCCTCTTAACTACCCCAATACCGATTGGGCAAAGGCCGCATTGAACAATGTCGCCCTACAAAGCCAACATAACCTGAGCATTAGAGGAGGTTCAGAAAAAATCAATTACTTTTTGTCCCTTGGTAAGACAGGTCAGGATGGTTTGTATAAGGATGGAGCCACGCGTTATGATCAGTACAGCTTTCGCTCCAATGTCGATGCAGAAATCACCGAACGACTTAAAGTAGGCTTATCCTTGGCAGGCCGTAAAGAAGCACGTCAGTTTCCTACCACTGGAGCAGATGGCATCTTCAGGTCGATTTATCGGGCTTATCCCACTGTAGTGGCGGTATATCCCAATGGCTTGCCTTCTACAGGGATCGAAAACAATAACCCCGTAATGATGGCTACCGAAGCAGGTGGGGTCAATGAAAACCCTAAGTATGTCTTTAATGGAATCCTAAGGGCTAGTTATGATCTGCCCTTTTTGGAAGGACTTTCCGTAGATGGTTTCTTCTCCGTGGATGAAAGCTCGGACAGATCCAGGAATTTTAGCACTCCTTACACGTTGTACAACTATGATCCAGCCACAGAGGGCTATAACCCAGTAGTGGTAGGTGGTGGAGCTGATCAGCAAGCTACCCTTTCGGAGTCGCACTACTCCCAGTCCATGACCGTGTCCAATATTAAGTTGAATTTTAAGCAATATTTTGACAATCACTTTATCGATGCCTTTGTGGGCTATGAACAAAGTGAAAACCGCACCCATACCATGGGAGCATCACGCTTGCATTTTCCTACCATAGAGACTCCTGAACTAAGCCAAGGTGGGGCGGCAGCGGCGGATTATGATAACTGGGGAAGTAGCTATAACTACACCAGAAAAAGTTTTATTGGCCGCTTTGCTTATAATTTTGATGAGAAATACCTCGCCGAAATTCAAATGCGTGTGGATGGATCTTCTAATTTTCCTGAAGGTGAACGTTATGGTTTTTTCCCTTCGGTATCTGCCGGATATCGTATCTCTGAGGAATCTTGGTTTCGGGACAATCTAAGTTTTTTTGATGACCTGAAGATAAGAGCTTCTTACGGACAACTGGGGAATGACAATGTCGGTCAATTCCAGTATTATGACAATTATACTTTTAATAACCGCTACGTCATCGGTGATGAAGTGGTGACAGGCATTGACTTGATCAGACTAGGCAACCCCAATATTACTTGGGAGGTGGCCACCAAAACGGACATTGGGTTCAATGCAGTTTGGCTCAAAAAATTCACTACTGAGTTTATCTATTTCCAGCAGGACAGAAGTAAAATCCTGACCACTAGAAATGCTTCCATTCCCGGCACTTCGGGAATTGTCAATCCGTATGATGCCGATCCACTGGTGCCGTCAGAAAATATTGGAGAGGTAAAGAGCCACGGGTTTGAGGCGACTGTTGGCTATGAGCATACGGGTGACTTCACCTTTGGGGTTTCTGGTAATTTTACTTATGCCCAAAATGAATTGGTGTTCAAGGATGAAGCTCCAGGTGTATTGGATTACCAACGGGAAACAGGAAGACCGCTCAATACCTATTTGCTTTATAATGCAATTGGGATTTTTAGAACGGAAGAAGACTTGGACAACTACCCTCATGTGGCCGGTGCACAGCCAGGAGATCTTATTTATGAAGATTATAATGATGATGGACAGATCACGGCTGATGATATGGTACGTACCGAGTATGGTAATATCCCGCGGATTACCTTCGGGCTGAACTTACATGCGGCTTGGAGAAATTGGGATTTTGCCGCTGTGATCTCTGGCCAAGGGCAGGTAAGACAATATGTTCTTCCTGAGTCCGGTACCGTCGGTAATTTCTACAGTAGCTGGGCAGACAATCGATGGAGCCCCAATAACCCCTCCGGTACTTACCCTCGGGTAAGCGAGCGGGCTTCTTCTGCAGTCAGCGGTGGACTTTATAGAAATAACTTCTGGTTGGACAATTCTGCTTTCGGACGTCTAAAGAATGTCCAGGTAGGATATAACTTGCCACAGGAGTTTCTGGATAGATTCTCTATTGGAAGTTTGAGGATTTATGCCAATGCCTTTAACCTGCTAACGGTTACCAAAGTCCAGGATTATGATCCTGAGGGATCCAGTGAGAGCGGTCAGTTTTATCCGCAACAAAAAATCATCAACCTTGGACTGAATATTCAATTTTAA
- a CDS encoding glycoside hydrolase → MKINKLNKAFWLMGMGMLFYSCQSESKQTQPEAKPPKQLKIDVKQEDTYQTMAHFGASDAWSCQFVGLWPDSKKTAMAELLFSRDQDAQGHPKGIGLSLWRFNVGAGSAEQGDDSDIKDEWRRAESFLKADGNYDWSKQAGQVWFAQAAQELGVPNLLVFPNSPPVYMTKNGKAYANDGNPNLSEDRFDDFGNYLANVITGLEEKGLSVDYVSPVNEPQWDWSDAGQEGTPFLNSDIAGIVRSLDASLTASGLSTKIDIAEAGKINYLYENSDKPQRGSQIAAFFGDESEDFIGHLDHVGQAISGHSYFTTSPFTSAVQQRKNLQRAISEVDDLEFWMSEYCILGNNGGEINGSGKDLGIDPALYMARVIHNDLVIANASAWHWWLAISPYDYKDGLIYIDKNKEDGDFEDSKMLWALGNYSRFIRPGFQRKGVVLDGDELQSANFLVSAFSSPEADEMVYVIVNSGIDEVEAALAIDGETITAHQGYITSKEHELTPLVLEEETVVIPARSIVTVTVNQLPK, encoded by the coding sequence ATGAAGATAAATAAACTGAACAAGGCTTTTTGGTTGATGGGGATGGGGATGCTTTTTTACTCCTGCCAGTCAGAAAGCAAGCAGACCCAACCTGAAGCGAAGCCCCCGAAGCAATTAAAAATTGATGTGAAGCAAGAAGATACCTATCAGACGATGGCGCATTTTGGTGCTTCGGATGCTTGGTCGTGCCAATTTGTAGGATTATGGCCAGATAGCAAAAAGACGGCCATGGCAGAGCTTCTTTTTAGCAGGGATCAAGATGCCCAAGGTCATCCCAAAGGAATAGGCTTGTCCCTTTGGAGATTTAATGTAGGCGCTGGCAGTGCAGAACAGGGCGATGATAGCGATATTAAAGACGAGTGGCGCAGAGCAGAATCCTTTCTAAAAGCCGATGGCAATTACGACTGGAGCAAACAAGCCGGCCAAGTGTGGTTTGCCCAAGCTGCACAAGAACTTGGGGTTCCCAATTTATTGGTATTCCCCAACAGTCCACCAGTTTATATGACCAAAAATGGCAAAGCATATGCAAATGATGGAAATCCAAACCTGAGCGAAGATCGATTTGATGATTTTGGTAATTATTTGGCCAATGTAATCACTGGACTGGAAGAGAAAGGGCTTTCAGTGGATTATGTAAGTCCGGTAAATGAGCCTCAGTGGGACTGGTCCGATGCAGGACAAGAAGGTACTCCGTTCCTCAATTCGGATATCGCGGGGATAGTCCGAAGTTTGGACGCTTCCCTGACCGCATCCGGGTTGTCCACCAAAATTGATATAGCTGAAGCCGGAAAGATCAATTACCTCTATGAAAATTCCGATAAGCCCCAGCGAGGGTCTCAGATAGCCGCTTTTTTTGGTGATGAATCGGAAGATTTTATTGGCCATCTGGATCATGTAGGACAAGCAATTTCCGGACACAGCTACTTTACGACATCTCCATTTACTTCGGCAGTCCAGCAGCGTAAAAACCTCCAACGGGCAATATCAGAAGTGGACGACTTGGAGTTTTGGATGAGTGAGTACTGTATATTGGGAAATAATGGCGGAGAGATCAATGGAAGTGGCAAGGATTTGGGGATAGACCCGGCCCTTTATATGGCCAGGGTGATCCATAATGACCTTGTCATTGCCAATGCTTCAGCTTGGCATTGGTGGTTGGCCATTTCTCCCTATGACTATAAGGATGGGCTCATCTACATAGATAAAAATAAAGAAGATGGAGATTTTGAGGATAGCAAGATGTTGTGGGCACTGGGCAACTATAGTCGGTTTATCCGTCCAGGTTTTCAGCGAAAGGGAGTGGTATTGGATGGAGATGAGTTGCAGTCGGCAAACTTCCTGGTTTCTGCCTTTTCATCACCAGAAGCAGACGAAATGGTGTATGTCATCGTCAATTCGGGGATCGATGAAGTAGAAGCAGCGCTGGCCATCGATGGTGAGACCATCACTGCTCACCAAGGCTATATCACCTCTAAGGAGCACGAGTTGACGCCACTAGTCCTAGAGGAGGAGACAGTGGTGATTCCTGCACGCTCTATTGTAACCGTTACTGTTAACCAATTACCCAAATGA
- a CDS encoding two-component regulator propeller domain-containing protein, giving the protein MKSPFITLLLCTTFALCHAKQDSLGAFFPQQNQLTFYLLDVESGLSHNYVNSIEQDSLGFIWIGTMEGLSRYDGHSFEVYRKNNQNRTDGPINNYIQHIKRSDQQELILATPGGLSVYDPKTDQFRHITTSAGLLEDDVTYSAESTSGKLALAIYGGGVQILENNKISDTYLVAPEATNAIPSEKITSLAFQGDSVLWVGTFDEGLSKIDLALKKVTSLQQSDVVSQNINCLYNDPKGNLWIGTGEGIQVVTHHGDTLSLPATHTTNLGLSDDNVLCFEKGPFGNLWAGTRNGGLTIIPTEQFIADSDMTTSWFLPKGDGSSVFNRTVSSLKLAADGNMWIGTSTGINVVNPNGDPIQLIQQNLASEQTISHDRIGAITESANNKIWIGTDGGGLDLYDPSIGQFRHFEHRPTDPYSLSNNYIISLLESDDDKIWAGTYQGGLNLLDPTTGACKKYLQGQQEDGNDVRVIFQDSKKQLWVGTNRGGLYRYHPPIDDFDYVRQIGKIDIRDITEDNHGNLWLATYSNGIIRYNYLTGEKEHFDASTVFGFPGNVIFSLHILENGEVLAGTRYEGLIKLNPTQKTVAAYTEKDGLSNNTINSITPDQEGKLWLGTSNGISFFDPNTNTVGNLNGYNNIQRSEFNIGAAMASTSGKIYLGGNKGINVFRPDNLQQSNSQYPLVFTDLRLMNKKVSAKDLASSAKNHSDIPYLNKIQLNYSQSLFSLDFVALKYPKANDIQYAYKLEPYHDHWIETQQLGTANLSNIPPGEYTLKVRARSNKDDDTENQLAIVISPPFWKTWPAYLIYLVVFSGLIWAGMKYYSDRLKLKNSLLFEKKQRQLEHELNEERVSFFTGFSHELKTPLTLIMAPLEDMLMDVKNPSHVKGLKLIQKNAKYLMEMINRLLEFRKTELDSNQLNLENHRIVKPIKQWVDQYQHLARHRNIKLTGKFPKREFSATIDLEKLHIIVNNLISNALKYCRPKDTVMVTLSDQGDSFVIHVKDTGPGIVKEDHEKVFNWYYQSGSHANHKGTGIGLALTKRLINDHHGSIKLNSQVNQGSEFIVSLPKSQKTATDLNFSSIGEIHLNEIAHPTPAPKPSFDLKKDKNLALLIDDNTEILNYLANLLHEDYDLIYAQNGQEGLEKAVQYIPDIILSDIMMPEKNGIDLCGQLKTQQATTHIPIILLSAKDNVESITSGYGEGADAYITKPFNGQILKSRIANLLSTKLRLRDYYLGKKESANSLSESQLQAVTKEKEFLIQLKNQIIGQLAEETTDVETICQLMGMSRTSLFRKLKAITGQNINQFTRTVKIEHAAYLIREKNLGVAQASFEVGFSSPKYFRKLFKEQLGYLPSEIPKELKQE; this is encoded by the coding sequence ATGAAATCGCCCTTTATAACCCTATTACTCTGTACTACTTTTGCTTTATGCCATGCGAAGCAGGACAGTCTTGGTGCATTCTTTCCTCAGCAAAATCAACTGACGTTTTATCTCTTGGATGTCGAGTCCGGTCTCTCCCATAATTATGTCAACAGTATCGAGCAAGATTCACTGGGATTTATCTGGATCGGAACCATGGAAGGCCTAAGCCGTTATGATGGCCATTCCTTTGAGGTGTACAGGAAAAACAACCAAAACCGTACTGATGGCCCCATCAATAATTATATCCAGCATATCAAACGGTCAGACCAACAAGAGCTCATCCTAGCAACCCCGGGAGGCCTAAGTGTTTACGATCCCAAGACAGATCAATTTCGGCATATAACCACCAGTGCTGGACTCCTAGAGGATGATGTCACCTATTCTGCAGAGAGTACGTCGGGAAAACTGGCCTTGGCAATTTATGGTGGCGGGGTACAGATTTTGGAAAACAATAAAATATCGGACACTTATCTTGTTGCACCTGAAGCGACTAATGCTATCCCCTCAGAGAAAATCACCTCTCTGGCTTTTCAAGGGGATTCTGTCCTCTGGGTGGGGACATTTGACGAGGGCCTTTCGAAGATCGACCTGGCACTGAAAAAGGTGACTTCACTACAGCAATCCGATGTTGTTTCCCAGAATATCAATTGCCTCTATAATGATCCGAAGGGTAATTTATGGATTGGAACCGGTGAGGGAATACAAGTGGTCACTCATCATGGAGACACCCTTTCACTTCCTGCCACGCATACCACTAACCTTGGGTTGAGTGATGACAATGTACTGTGTTTTGAAAAAGGCCCATTTGGCAATCTATGGGCAGGCACCAGGAATGGCGGGCTGACGATAATCCCCACGGAGCAGTTTATCGCGGACAGCGACATGACTACCAGCTGGTTTTTGCCTAAGGGAGATGGTTCCAGTGTCTTTAACAGGACAGTGTCCTCCCTGAAACTTGCTGCTGATGGAAACATGTGGATAGGCACCAGCACGGGAATCAATGTGGTCAATCCCAATGGGGATCCCATACAGCTGATCCAGCAAAACCTGGCTTCCGAACAGACGATTTCTCACGACAGGATCGGAGCGATCACAGAAAGTGCTAACAATAAAATCTGGATAGGAACTGATGGTGGAGGACTGGACTTATATGATCCTTCCATTGGGCAATTTCGGCATTTTGAACATCGGCCAACTGATCCTTATAGTCTCAGTAACAACTATATCATTTCCTTATTAGAATCTGATGATGACAAAATCTGGGCGGGAACCTACCAGGGAGGCCTTAATCTCTTAGATCCAACAACCGGGGCATGTAAAAAATACTTACAAGGTCAGCAAGAAGATGGTAACGATGTTCGGGTCATCTTCCAAGACTCCAAAAAGCAACTTTGGGTGGGTACCAACAGGGGTGGACTCTATCGGTACCACCCTCCCATCGATGATTTTGATTATGTAAGGCAAATTGGTAAAATTGACATTCGAGATATCACGGAAGATAACCACGGCAACCTTTGGCTCGCCACCTACAGCAATGGCATCATCCGCTACAACTACCTAACTGGTGAAAAGGAGCATTTTGATGCATCTACTGTTTTTGGGTTTCCTGGCAATGTCATCTTTAGCCTACACATACTGGAAAATGGGGAGGTGCTGGCAGGAACACGATACGAAGGCCTTATCAAGCTTAACCCAACCCAAAAAACAGTCGCCGCTTATACAGAGAAGGACGGCCTCAGCAACAATACAATCAACAGCATTACCCCAGACCAAGAAGGTAAATTATGGCTGGGCACTTCAAATGGCATTAGCTTTTTCGATCCCAACACCAACACTGTCGGCAACCTCAATGGCTATAATAACATCCAACGCAGCGAATTTAATATTGGGGCAGCCATGGCAAGTACTTCCGGAAAAATCTACTTAGGGGGCAATAAAGGCATCAATGTATTTCGGCCAGATAACCTACAACAATCCAACAGCCAATACCCCCTTGTTTTTACAGACCTTCGCCTCATGAACAAAAAGGTCTCCGCCAAAGACCTGGCAAGTAGCGCTAAAAACCATTCGGATATTCCCTACCTGAATAAAATCCAACTGAACTATAGCCAAAGCTTATTCTCGCTGGATTTTGTAGCGCTAAAATACCCCAAAGCCAATGATATCCAGTATGCTTATAAGTTGGAGCCTTATCATGATCACTGGATCGAAACCCAACAACTGGGAACTGCCAATCTAAGCAATATCCCACCAGGTGAATATACCCTAAAAGTCAGGGCCAGGAGTAACAAGGATGATGATACCGAAAACCAATTGGCCATTGTGATTTCCCCGCCCTTTTGGAAGACATGGCCAGCGTACCTCATTTATCTCGTGGTATTTTCTGGACTTATTTGGGCAGGAATGAAATACTATTCGGATCGTCTAAAATTGAAAAACTCACTTCTGTTTGAGAAAAAACAACGTCAACTTGAACATGAACTCAACGAAGAGCGAGTGAGTTTTTTTACCGGGTTTTCACATGAACTGAAGACGCCCCTTACCCTTATCATGGCGCCGCTGGAAGACATGCTAATGGATGTCAAAAACCCAAGCCATGTCAAAGGACTTAAATTAATCCAGAAAAATGCCAAATACCTCATGGAAATGATCAATAGGTTGCTGGAATTCAGGAAGACAGAACTGGACAGCAATCAGCTGAACTTGGAAAATCACCGCATAGTAAAACCTATAAAACAATGGGTGGACCAATACCAGCATTTGGCAAGACACCGCAACATCAAATTGACTGGAAAATTTCCAAAACGGGAATTTTCGGCTACCATAGATCTAGAAAAACTCCACATCATAGTCAATAACCTCATTTCCAACGCTCTTAAGTATTGTAGACCCAAGGACACGGTGATGGTCACCCTTTCGGACCAAGGGGACAGTTTCGTGATACACGTAAAAGATACTGGCCCGGGGATTGTTAAAGAAGATCATGAAAAAGTGTTCAATTGGTACTACCAATCTGGATCCCATGCCAACCACAAAGGAACCGGAATAGGATTAGCCCTAACCAAAAGGCTAATCAATGATCACCATGGCAGTATTAAACTCAACAGTCAGGTCAACCAAGGCAGTGAGTTTATCGTTAGCCTTCCCAAATCCCAAAAAACGGCCACTGACTTGAATTTCTCAAGTATTGGAGAGATACACCTGAATGAGATCGCACACCCAACCCCTGCGCCAAAGCCCTCTTTTGACCTTAAAAAAGACAAAAACTTGGCATTGCTCATTGATGACAATACAGAGATCCTCAATTACCTCGCTAACCTTCTCCATGAAGATTATGACCTTATCTATGCTCAAAATGGCCAGGAAGGATTAGAAAAGGCTGTCCAATATATCCCCGACATCATTTTATCAGACATCATGATGCCAGAAAAAAATGGCATTGACCTATGTGGACAATTAAAGACCCAGCAAGCCACCACCCATATCCCAATCATCCTGCTCTCCGCAAAGGATAATGTAGAAAGCATCACATCTGGATATGGAGAAGGAGCTGACGCCTACATTACCAAGCCTTTTAACGGGCAAATCCTAAAATCGAGAATTGCCAACCTACTCTCTACCAAGCTAAGATTAAGGGACTATTATTTAGGAAAAAAGGAATCCGCAAATAGTCTATCCGAAAGTCAGCTACAGGCCGTCACTAAAGAAAAGGAATTTCTGATCCAGCTAAAAAACCAAATTATTGGCCAGTTGGCGGAAGAAACCACTGACGTAGAGACTATTTGCCAGCTAATGGGAATGAGCAGAACGTCCCTTTTCAGAAAACTAAAGGCCATCACCGGTCAAAACATCAATCAGTTTACCCGCACTGTCAAAATAGAACATGCCGCATACCTCATTCGGGAGAAAAACCTGGG